In Gemmatimonadota bacterium, a single window of DNA contains:
- a CDS encoding MoxR family ATPase, which translates to MLALMARGHVLLEGPPGTAKTLLVRALARSLGLSFRRIQFTPDLMPSDITGVNFLGAQGEFAFRPGPLFADLVLGDEINRAPAKTQAAMLEAMQERAVTVDGDTRLLSSGFTVFATQNPIEFEGTYPLPEAELDRFLVKVLLRYPSSEAEQGMLGRVLGGFDAASPASFGIEPVMDAAGLEALRAAVRQVRVEPSIVAYITALVRTTRETPTLTLGASPRASVALLLLAQASALMDGRDYVVPDDVKSLAPPVLRHRVQVAPELELEGVTPDAAVESLFERVEAPRA; encoded by the coding sequence ATGCTGGCGCTGATGGCGCGCGGGCACGTCCTGCTCGAAGGGCCGCCGGGGACGGCGAAGACGCTCCTGGTGCGCGCGCTGGCGCGATCGTTAGGGCTGTCGTTCCGCCGCATCCAGTTCACCCCCGACCTGATGCCGTCGGACATCACCGGCGTCAACTTCCTCGGCGCACAGGGGGAGTTTGCGTTCCGCCCCGGGCCGCTGTTCGCCGACCTGGTTCTCGGCGACGAGATCAACCGCGCCCCGGCCAAGACTCAGGCCGCCATGCTGGAGGCGATGCAGGAGCGCGCCGTGACGGTGGATGGCGACACGCGACTGCTTTCGAGCGGCTTCACCGTCTTCGCGACGCAGAACCCCATCGAGTTCGAGGGGACGTATCCGCTCCCGGAGGCGGAGCTGGATCGCTTCCTCGTGAAGGTGCTGCTGCGCTACCCGTCGTCCGAAGCGGAGCAGGGGATGCTTGGGCGCGTGCTCGGCGGATTCGATGCGGCGTCCCCCGCGTCGTTCGGGATCGAGCCAGTGATGGATGCGGCCGGACTCGAGGCGCTGCGTGCGGCGGTGCGGCAGGTGCGGGTGGAGCCGTCGATCGTCGCCTACATCACGGCCCTCGTCCGCACCACGCGCGAGACGCCGACGCTGACGTTAGGCGCGTCGCCGCGCGCCTCGGTGGCGCTGCTCCTCCTGGCGCAGGCCTCGGCGCTCATGGACGGGCGCGACTACGTGGTCCCCGACGACGTGAAGTCGCTCGCGCCGCCGGTGCTGCGCCACCGCGTGCAGGTGGCGCCCGAACTCGAACTGGAGGGGGTCACCCCCGACGCCGCGGTGGAGTCGCTCTTCGAACGGGTCGAAGCGCCGCGGGCATGA
- a CDS encoding DUF58 domain-containing protein, translating into MIIPSRRWFVGAALLALVAPLALLWSGAATLLIVLDVAWVVLLAIDAWRAWSVTADDFSVQRDAPPAFSMGRSLPVSYRWQSRRSRPMQLLVVEELPPILSFAGGGRRALRLSPDAPLYERHDVRPLARGKGGDGTLHLRVLSPWGLAWRALTVPLPWQVTVFPTLVGASLRALPTQSQRRREAGLRNVRRLGEGRVFESLREWVPGDDTRTIDWKATARRGKPMARQFEDERRQQVLIAIDAGRMLTAESEGRARLESVIEAALQLAHAAVDHDDNVGLLVFADTVQQYIAPARGRRALRAILDALATVRGTLVEPDYPAAFAFLAQRNRKRALTVVFTDVIDRTASEALVAQVGSLRPRHVPLAVALRDPALDALATARPGTVQGAYERAAAEELLQSREAALADMRSRGVLVLDVPPAGAAEAVVAQYNLLKRRGAL; encoded by the coding sequence ATGATCATCCCGTCGCGCCGCTGGTTCGTCGGCGCCGCACTCCTGGCGCTCGTCGCCCCGCTCGCCCTGCTGTGGAGCGGTGCGGCGACGTTGCTCATCGTCCTCGACGTCGCCTGGGTCGTGTTGCTGGCCATCGATGCGTGGCGCGCCTGGAGCGTCACCGCCGACGACTTCTCCGTGCAGCGCGACGCACCGCCCGCCTTCTCGATGGGGCGTTCGCTCCCCGTGTCGTATCGCTGGCAATCCCGGCGCTCGCGTCCGATGCAGCTGCTCGTGGTCGAGGAGCTCCCGCCGATCCTCTCGTTCGCGGGAGGTGGGCGGCGCGCGCTGCGGCTGTCGCCTGACGCGCCGCTGTACGAACGCCACGACGTGCGCCCGCTGGCGCGCGGCAAGGGGGGAGACGGGACGCTGCACCTGCGCGTGCTGTCGCCGTGGGGGCTGGCCTGGCGCGCGCTCACCGTGCCACTCCCGTGGCAGGTCACCGTCTTTCCCACGTTGGTCGGTGCGTCGCTGCGGGCGCTGCCGACCCAGTCGCAACGCCGGCGTGAGGCGGGGCTGCGCAACGTGCGTCGACTGGGTGAGGGACGCGTCTTCGAGTCGTTGCGCGAGTGGGTCCCGGGCGACGATACCCGCACCATCGACTGGAAGGCGACCGCGCGACGCGGCAAGCCGATGGCGCGGCAGTTCGAGGACGAGCGCCGCCAGCAGGTCCTCATCGCGATCGACGCGGGGCGCATGCTGACCGCCGAGAGCGAGGGGCGCGCTCGGCTCGAGTCGGTGATCGAAGCCGCGTTGCAGCTGGCGCATGCCGCCGTCGACCACGACGACAACGTGGGGCTGCTCGTCTTTGCCGATACCGTGCAGCAGTACATCGCCCCGGCGCGCGGGCGTCGGGCACTGCGCGCGATCCTCGACGCGCTGGCGACGGTGCGCGGGACGCTGGTCGAGCCGGACTATCCGGCCGCCTTCGCCTTCCTGGCCCAGCGCAACCGCAAGCGGGCGCTGACCGTCGTCTTCACCGACGTCATCGACCGCACCGCGAGCGAGGCACTGGTGGCGCAGGTCGGGTCGCTCAGGCCGCGGCACGTCCCGCTGGCCGTGGCGCTGCGCGACCCCGCGCTCGACGCCCTGGCCACGGCGCGCCCGGGTACGGTGCAGGGCGCCTACGAGCGGGCAGCAGCCGAGGAGCTGCTGCAGTCGCGTGAGGCCGCGCTGGCCGACATGCGCTCGCGGGGGGTGCTCGTGCTCGACGTCCCCCCGGCGGGGGCCGCCGAGGCGGTGGTGGCGCAGTACAACCTGCTCAAGCGGCGGGGGGCGTTGTAG
- a CDS encoding Ig-like domain-containing protein, whose product MRPSLLASAFASVLAASLASSATATAQGSAPRLVVTPATPRMVAKDTLRLAASVVDENGKPIPGIRVRFFAGGSFEARVDSTGLVTSGAVGTFPVTVSAIVPGARPLTKRVDVVMVPGPAASVVVTPQPTRLLAGQRLQLSAIARSADGDSATDRVTWKSSAPGVVRVSESGLLTAVAAGRARVTAAAGSAERAMELAVISGAGASVTVTPSSTSARQGDVLRFAVQVKDAAGKTIEGLTPNWTFAPGRGEIGADGAFVGSEPGTYLVSANFGRVSGDASVSLTERNVRRKATVVGSVLRTAFVTSEVWVHPNGKVAYLGTHAGGDRFYVIDISNPAKPVIADSVMENFRVVNDIMTDEKGEVMVFTREGADNRKNGIVVATLEDPLHPKKVADFTDGVTSGVHSAFIYTDPKHGRHAYITNDATGAVHVINIDDPTKPRQVSSWKTPRPGNSDAGRSLHDVDVQDGLLYGSWWNDGLIILDVGNGMRGGTPSNPVLVSQYKYDLDAIYRSRVETEAGAGYIRGTHTAWRHKNYVFIADEVFDPVEVQAALGGRVGRAYGRLQVIDVTDISKPKSVASYEPEFGGVHNVWVAGDTLYMGAYNSGFHAFDVSGELRGNLQDQGREITHFQPQSPGGKIPNATMTWGVVVKNNLAFINDMNSGLWIVRLEPKPSVVP is encoded by the coding sequence ATGCGCCCTTCCCTCCTTGCGTCCGCCTTCGCCAGTGTGCTCGCCGCGTCGCTCGCCAGCTCGGCAACCGCCACGGCCCAGGGGAGCGCCCCCAGGCTCGTCGTGACACCGGCCACGCCTCGCATGGTCGCCAAGGATACGTTGCGGCTGGCGGCGTCCGTGGTGGACGAAAACGGCAAGCCGATCCCCGGCATCCGCGTGCGCTTCTTCGCCGGCGGGAGCTTCGAGGCCCGCGTCGACAGCACCGGGCTCGTCACCTCCGGCGCGGTGGGGACCTTCCCCGTAACCGTCTCAGCCATCGTGCCGGGAGCGCGGCCGCTCACCAAGCGCGTCGACGTCGTGATGGTCCCGGGTCCGGCCGCCAGCGTGGTGGTCACGCCGCAGCCCACGCGCCTGCTCGCCGGGCAGCGATTGCAGCTGTCGGCGATCGCCCGGTCGGCCGACGGCGACTCGGCGACCGATCGCGTGACGTGGAAGTCGTCGGCCCCGGGCGTCGTGCGCGTGAGCGAGAGCGGGCTGCTCACCGCCGTCGCGGCCGGCCGGGCTCGCGTGACCGCCGCGGCGGGGAGCGCCGAGCGGGCGATGGAGCTCGCCGTGATCAGCGGCGCGGGGGCCAGCGTCACCGTCACGCCGTCGTCGACCAGCGCGCGCCAGGGCGACGTCCTGCGCTTCGCCGTGCAGGTGAAGGATGCCGCGGGCAAGACCATCGAAGGGCTCACTCCTAACTGGACCTTCGCGCCGGGGCGCGGCGAGATCGGGGCCGATGGCGCCTTCGTCGGCTCCGAGCCTGGCACGTACCTCGTCTCCGCCAACTTCGGGCGCGTCTCGGGCGACGCCTCGGTCTCGCTCACCGAACGCAACGTGCGCCGCAAGGCCACCGTCGTCGGGTCGGTGCTGCGCACCGCCTTCGTCACCTCCGAGGTGTGGGTACACCCTAACGGAAAGGTCGCCTACCTGGGGACGCACGCCGGGGGCGACCGCTTCTACGTGATCGACATCTCCAACCCGGCAAAGCCGGTCATCGCCGACTCGGTGATGGAGAACTTCCGCGTCGTCAACGACATCATGACCGACGAGAAGGGCGAGGTCATGGTCTTCACTCGCGAGGGGGCCGACAACCGCAAGAACGGGATCGTCGTGGCCACGCTCGAGGACCCGCTGCACCCCAAGAAGGTCGCCGACTTCACCGACGGCGTGACCTCCGGCGTACACTCGGCCTTCATCTACACCGATCCGAAGCACGGGCGGCACGCCTACATCACCAACGATGCGACCGGCGCCGTACACGTCATCAACATCGACGACCCCACCAAGCCGCGTCAGGTGTCGAGCTGGAAGACGCCGCGCCCCGGCAACTCCGACGCCGGGCGTTCGCTGCACGACGTCGATGTGCAGGACGGCTTGCTGTACGGGAGCTGGTGGAACGACGGCCTCATCATCCTCGACGTCGGCAACGGGATGCGCGGCGGCACGCCATCGAACCCCGTGCTCGTGTCGCAGTACAAGTACGACCTCGACGCGATCTATCGCTCGCGCGTGGAGACCGAGGCGGGGGCGGGCTACATCCGCGGGACGCACACCGCCTGGCGCCACAAGAACTACGTCTTCATCGCCGACGAGGTCTTCGATCCGGTGGAAGTGCAGGCCGCGTTAGGCGGCCGAGTGGGGCGGGCGTACGGGCGGTTGCAAGTCATCGACGTCACCGATATCAGCAAGCCGAAGAGCGTCGCCTCCTACGAACCGGAGTTCGGCGGGGTGCACAACGTCTGGGTCGCCGGCGACACGCTGTACATGGGCGCCTACAACTCGGGCTTCCACGCCTTCGACGTCTCGGGCGAACTGCGCGGCAACCTGCAGGACCAGGGGCGCGAGATCACGCACTTCCAGCCGCAATCGCCTGGCGGCAAGATCCCCAACGCCACGATGACGTGGGGGGTGGTCGTGAAGAACAACCTCGCCTTCATCAACGACATGAACAGCGGGCTCTGGATCGTGCGTTTGGAGCCCAAGCCCTCGGTGGTCCCGTAG
- a CDS encoding PepSY domain-containing protein, whose product MMARSASSRSLTRTVLFWVHLACGIAAGLIILVMSATGVALTYEKQLLAWADQRSLPSAIEPAGTALPVDSLVGLAELATPGKRATAVIVSSAPTAPVKVAFGREGALLLDPYRGTVLGSGDQAMRASLSTITAWHRWLGATDEGRDTAKAITGASNLAFLVLVLTGAILWFPQRLTWVQLRAVLWFRRWSTGKARDFNWHNVLGIWSFVPLVFIVASGVVISYRWAGDLVFRAVGEAPPPRSPAPPAEAPRGGTAGGAVGGRAEASSTAGSPGTPNASAPPAIDFAALIARASTRVPDWRTINIPLPVSASRPVALAIDRGNGGQPQRRGTLTINVATGTEESWAPFASLSAGRRARSFLRFAHTGEYFGVLGQTIAGLATLATVILVWTGVALAWRRMLGALRRQRPLPASNR is encoded by the coding sequence ATGATGGCGCGTTCGGCCAGCTCACGATCGCTCACGAGAACCGTCCTGTTCTGGGTTCACCTGGCCTGCGGTATCGCGGCGGGACTCATTATCCTCGTCATGTCGGCCACGGGGGTGGCGCTCACCTACGAGAAGCAGCTCCTCGCCTGGGCGGACCAGCGATCATTGCCGAGCGCGATCGAACCGGCGGGGACGGCGCTCCCGGTCGACTCGCTCGTCGGCCTCGCCGAACTGGCGACCCCCGGGAAACGCGCGACCGCCGTCATCGTCTCGTCCGCCCCGACGGCGCCGGTGAAGGTCGCCTTCGGTCGTGAGGGAGCCCTGCTCCTCGATCCCTATCGCGGCACCGTCCTCGGGAGCGGCGATCAGGCGATGCGCGCGTCACTCTCGACGATCACCGCGTGGCACCGCTGGCTTGGCGCGACCGACGAGGGGCGCGACACCGCCAAGGCGATCACCGGTGCCTCGAACCTCGCCTTCCTCGTGCTGGTGCTGACGGGGGCCATCCTCTGGTTTCCGCAACGCCTCACGTGGGTGCAGCTGCGTGCGGTGCTCTGGTTCCGCCGCTGGTCCACGGGGAAGGCGCGCGACTTCAACTGGCACAACGTGCTGGGCATCTGGTCGTTCGTCCCGCTCGTCTTCATCGTCGCGTCGGGGGTGGTGATCTCGTATCGCTGGGCGGGCGACCTCGTCTTCCGCGCGGTCGGTGAGGCGCCGCCGCCGCGCAGTCCGGCGCCACCGGCCGAAGCGCCGCGTGGGGGGACCGCGGGAGGAGCGGTGGGGGGACGAGCGGAGGCATCGTCGACGGCCGGGTCGCCCGGAACGCCTAACGCCAGCGCACCGCCCGCCATCGACTTCGCGGCGCTCATCGCGCGCGCGAGCACTCGCGTCCCCGACTGGCGCACGATCAACATCCCGCTCCCCGTCTCCGCGTCGCGCCCGGTGGCGCTGGCGATCGACCGAGGAAACGGCGGGCAGCCGCAGCGGCGGGGTACGCTCACCATCAACGTCGCGACAGGCACGGAGGAGTCGTGGGCGCCGTTCGCGTCGCTCTCGGCGGGGAGACGCGCACGGTCGTTCCTGCGCTTCGCACACACCGGCGAGTACTTCGGCGTGCTGGGACAGACGATCGCCGGCCTCGCGACCCTGGCGACCGTCATCCTCGTCTGGACGGGAGTGGCGCTGGCGTGGCGCCGCATGCTCGGCGCACTGCGACGCCAGCGCCCACTCCCTGCGTCGAATCGCTAG
- a CDS encoding zinc-binding dehydrogenase: protein MTISAEMRAARLDVAAHRLTVETVPVRLPGAGEVLVQVKACGICLSDVHIIDGSLPVRLPQLTLGHEAAGLIAALGPHVPGWAVGDKVVMAGGRSCGRCRNCMRGHPNERCLAYEIMGAHFDGAWAEYVVVPYQALSLVPDHVPFEQAAILADAVSTPYAGLVDRAALRAGESVGLWGIGGLGVHAVQVARMVGAAPIIAIDPLPAARERALSFGADAAFHPTEDDVPAEVARLTGGLMLDLTVDLFGSNAALAQASRCTARFGRTLMVGLSHEAIHLGPGAIFGLRSQSLLGHLGYRKEHLDQLVALVASGRLDVSRSISDVMSLEDVARGVEQLTSKRGNPIRLLVAP, encoded by the coding sequence ATGACGATTTCCGCCGAGATGCGCGCCGCCCGGCTCGACGTGGCCGCGCACCGCCTGACGGTCGAGACGGTCCCCGTGCGCCTCCCGGGGGCGGGCGAAGTGCTGGTCCAGGTGAAGGCGTGCGGCATCTGCCTGAGCGACGTGCACATCATCGACGGCTCGCTCCCGGTCCGGCTGCCGCAACTCACGTTAGGCCACGAAGCCGCCGGCCTCATCGCCGCCCTCGGCCCCCACGTCCCCGGATGGGCCGTCGGCGACAAGGTGGTGATGGCGGGCGGGCGGTCCTGCGGGCGCTGCCGCAACTGCATGCGCGGCCACCCGAACGAGCGCTGCCTCGCCTACGAGATCATGGGCGCCCACTTCGACGGGGCGTGGGCCGAGTACGTCGTGGTGCCGTACCAGGCGCTCTCGCTCGTCCCCGATCACGTCCCGTTCGAACAGGCCGCGATCCTCGCCGACGCGGTCTCGACGCCGTACGCCGGCCTCGTGGACCGCGCCGCGCTGCGCGCCGGCGAGTCGGTGGGGCTCTGGGGGATCGGCGGCCTCGGTGTGCACGCCGTCCAGGTCGCGCGCATGGTTGGCGCCGCGCCGATCATCGCGATCGATCCGCTCCCCGCGGCGCGCGAACGCGCCCTGTCGTTTGGCGCCGACGCGGCCTTCCACCCCACCGAGGACGACGTCCCCGCAGAAGTGGCCCGGCTCACGGGCGGACTGATGCTCGACCTCACCGTCGACCTGTTCGGTTCGAACGCGGCCCTGGCACAAGCGTCGCGCTGCACGGCGCGCTTTGGCCGCACGCTCATGGTGGGGCTGTCGCACGAAGCGATCCACCTGGGCCCGGGGGCGATCTTCGGCCTGCGCTCGCAGAGCTTGTTAGGCCACCTGGGCTACCGGAAGGAACACCTCGACCAGCTCGTCGCACTCGTCGCGTCGGGGCGACTCGACGTCTCGCGATCGATCAGCGACGTGATGTCGCTGGAAGACGTGGCCCGCGGGGTCGAGCAGCTGACGTCGAAGCGCGGGAATCCGATCCGGCTGCTCGTCGCGCCGTAG